From a single Oreochromis niloticus isolate F11D_XX linkage group LG3, O_niloticus_UMD_NMBU, whole genome shotgun sequence genomic region:
- the LOC109199341 gene encoding T-cell surface glycoprotein CD4-like isoform X1: protein MVWGQAQHTLIISILYRHRNVILQTILGCMGFHTSAEARGRGHMLTQKQLLSDQKIITAESGQNVMLPCRAPNENKNNTVVEWSRPDLNQTYVLLHRGEHFDPASQHPPFKNRVELQDRQMKDGDVSLILKDVTTADSGTYECRIGKRSRGILEGVPISIINLSVVPPGSVSMGEKITAPFRLIITLSVFAVLHVGGF, encoded by the exons ATGGTCTGGGGACAAGCACAACACACACTGATCATATCCATCCTCTATCGGCATCGAAATGTCATACTCCAAACAATTTTGGGATGTATGGGCTTCCATACTTCTGCCGAAGCAAGGGGGCGGGGCCACATGCTAACCCAGAAACAATTACTATCAG atcagaaaatcatcacagctgagtctggacagaacGTCATGCTGCCGTGTCGAGCTCCAAatgagaacaaaaacaacacagtagTAGAGTGGAGCAGACCTGATCTAAATCAAACATATGTCCTTTTGCACCGGGGTGAGCACTTTGATCCAGCCAGCCAGCATCCaccttttaagaaccgggtggagctgcaggacagacagatgaaggatggagacgtgtctctgattctgaaggatgtgacaactgctgatagtggaacatacgagtgtcgcATCGGGAAGAGAAGCAGAGGTATTCTCGAAGGTGTCCCCATCAGCATCATTAACCTGAGtgttgttcctccag GAAGCGTCAGCATGGGAGAGAAGATAACTGCACCATTTAGACTCATCATCACTCTTTCagtttttgctgtgcttcatGTTGGTGGGTTTTGA
- the LOC109199341 gene encoding programmed cell death 1 ligand 1-like isoform X2, with translation MTAVSSSLCCTLLLFVCVFADQKIITAESGQNVMLPCRAPNENKNNTVVEWSRPDLNQTYVLLHRGEHFDPASQHPPFKNRVELQDRQMKDGDVSLILKDVTTADSGTYECRIGKRSRGILEGVPISIINLSVVPPGSVSMGEKITAPFRLIITLSVFAVLHVGGF, from the exons ATGACTGCAGTGAGTTCGTCGCTCTGCTGTACTCTGCtgctttttgtctgtgtgtttgcag atcagaaaatcatcacagctgagtctggacagaacGTCATGCTGCCGTGTCGAGCTCCAAatgagaacaaaaacaacacagtagTAGAGTGGAGCAGACCTGATCTAAATCAAACATATGTCCTTTTGCACCGGGGTGAGCACTTTGATCCAGCCAGCCAGCATCCaccttttaagaaccgggtggagctgcaggacagacagatgaaggatggagacgtgtctctgattctgaaggatgtgacaactgctgatagtggaacatacgagtgtcgcATCGGGAAGAGAAGCAGAGGTATTCTCGAAGGTGTCCCCATCAGCATCATTAACCTGAGtgttgttcctccag GAAGCGTCAGCATGGGAGAGAAGATAACTGCACCATTTAGACTCATCATCACTCTTTCagtttttgctgtgcttcatGTTGGTGGGTTTTGA